A window of Apium graveolens cultivar Ventura chromosome 8, ASM990537v1, whole genome shotgun sequence contains these coding sequences:
- the LOC141679565 gene encoding uncharacterized protein LOC141679565 yields MQCALEVKCFLNEYVKKHKTVNIISFVDPGTIRAIGYGSAVQRSHELCTRFKDSRKGQHFLLPYNDVNYWTLTVVNPDAEVVYYMDPLKRRIANGEWVDVVDNAIKMYKEGLKKVPKKEVLWENMAGVPVQTGNKDCGLFVIRYMMEIIHDKELDFANKLLRRSNLVYTEDDINEIRVEFVKYFMKDCAS; encoded by the exons ATGCAGTGTGCTCTGGAGGTGAAATG CTTCTTGAATGAATATGTGAAGAAGCATAAGACGGTCAATATAATTAGCTTTGTAGATCCGGGCACAATCCGTGCCATTGGATATGGCAGTGCAGTGCAGAGGTCGCATGAATTGTGTACAAGATTTAAAGATTCTAGGAAAGGGCAACATTTTCTCCTGCCATACAATGATGT GAACTACTGGACCTTGACAGTTGTCAACCCAGACGCAGAGGTAGTCTACTATATGGATCCTCTTAAACGCCGAATTGCAAATGGAGAATGGGTGGATGTTGTCGACAA TGCCATTAAAATGTACAAGGAGGGTTTGAAAAAGGTTCCGAAGAAGGAAGTATTGTGGGAGAACATGGcg GGAGTTCCAGTGCAGACCGGGAACAAGGATTGTGGCCTGTTTGTGATACGATACATGATGGAAATCATTCATGATAAGGAGCTGGATTTTGCTAATAAG TTGTTGCGTAGATCAAACCTGGTTTACACTGAGGATGACATCAACGAGATCAGGGTTGAGtttgtaaaatattttatgaaaGATTGTGCAAGCTAG